Below is a window of Micromonospora chersina DNA.
CGAAGCCGGTGATCGTGTACTGGGTGAGCAGGAAGCCCAGCGGCAGCACGTAGAACCAGAAGGTGAGCCCGCCGGTGTCGCCGTCGCCGAAGCCGGAGTTGTTGAACCGCTCGGTGAAGACGAACCTGAAGCTCTGGTGGTCGTCGGGGACCAGGACCAGGATGAGCACCACCGCGGCCGCGCCGGCCACGTGCCACCAGACCGAGACGTTCTGGAGTACGTCGATGACGTGGTGCCCGTAGATGTTGATGAGCCCGTGCAGGGCGAGGATCACCACGAACAGCCCGAAGGTCTGGTGCGCGGTGCCGGCCCAGCCGTCGAAGAGCGCGGAGAGGGTGAGGTTGAGGAAGGTGGCGCAGCCGTAGTCGACCGAGGCGGTCACCGCCACCAGGCCGATGAGGTTGAGCCAGCCGGTGAACCAGCCGTGCACCGGCCGTCCCATGGTGGCGGCCCACCAGTAGATACCGCCGGCGGTCGGGTAGGCCGAGACCAGCTCGGCCAGGCAGAAGCCGATGATCAGAATGAACAGTGAGATCAGCGGCCAGCCCCAGGAGATGGCGACCGGACCGCCGTTGTTCCACGCCTGGCCGAAGGTGGTGAAGCAGCCGGCCAGGATCGAGATGATCGAGAACGAGATGGCGAAGTTGGAGAAGCCGCTCCACTTGCGGTGGAGTTCCTGCTTGTAGCCGAGTTCGGCGAGCCGTCGGGCGTCGTCGTCCATCGGTTGCTCGGCGGTCGGCGCGGGCGTCGTGGCCACTGCACACCTCCTCGAGGTGGGTTCCCCGGTGCGAGTGGGCAAAGTGTGATCCCGCCGATCAAGGCGGTCAATACGGCAGCCGTGGGAATCTCACGGCCGGCACGGCTAATTGCGTTGCCGCGCCAGACCGTTCCGGGGCATCCTTGAGCCCGTGACCAGGCCCGATCGCGACGGGCCACCGCCGGGCGCTCGGCAACGCCCGGTGCGCGGCGGCGCGCGGCGTCCACCTCTCTCTCACTGAAGTACGGCGGTTCGCCGTACCCCCGGACGCCCCGCGCCGCCGCCTCCTCCGCTATCGTGCGGCGATGGCCGCTCCGCGTGCCCGGTACCGCACCGGCCTCACCGACAGCAGCCGGTGGGACGGTTTCGCGTTCCGGCCGGACGACATCGTGGTGAGCACGCCGTCCAAGTGCGGCACGACCTGGTGGTGGTGGTGGGGCGCGACCCGCGCGACGTCGCCGTGTCGATGAGCCACCACCGGGCCAACCTGGACGGTTCGGTCCTTGCGCGTCTCCTCGCCGTGGCCGGACCGACACACGAGGGGCCCCGGCCGCCACGCCCGAGCGACCCGCGGCTCCGGGTGCTGGAGTGGATCGACCAGGACCTGCGTGAGACGGTCCGGCACCTGGCCGACGCCTGGTCGCGTCGCGACGACAGCCAGGTGGTGCTGCTGCACTACGCCGACCTCTCCCGGGACCTGGCCGGTCAGATGCGGCTGGTCGCCGCCCGACTCGGCGTCGACGTGCCCGAATCGCGCTGGCCGGAACTGGTCCGTGCAGCGACCTTCGGTGACATGCGGCAGCGGGCAGGTCAGCTCGCGCCGGACGAAGGGCTCGGCCTCTTCTCCGACAACGGCCGCTTCTTCCGCAGCGGCTCCTCAGGGCAGTGGCGGCAGCTCCTCACCGAGGCCGACGAGGCCCACTACCAGCGCCGGCTGGCCGCACTGGCCCCGGCAGACCTGCGGCAGTGGCTGCACCACGGCGGCGGAGCGTAGCCGCAGACCCACGCGCTGGCCTCAGGCGAACAGCAGCCCGGCCACCCAGAGCACGGCGATGACCAGGCCGGCCAGGAACTCGACAAGCATGGACAGCCCGGCCGCCTTGAGCGCCTGCACGGTGGCCGGCCAGGCGAGCTGGTTGCTGCCCAGCCGCAGCCGTTCGGCGCCCCAGATCCCGCCGATGAAACCGATGGGCAGGCCGACCACCGGGATGACGAAGAAGCCCACCAGGCCGAGCAGCCCGCCGGCCAGCAGCGACGAGGTGGGCACCCCGGTCCGCTTCAGGTTCCGCCCCGGCCAGAGGTACTTGACCACGACGCCGCCGAGGGCGACCACGGTGGCGGCGGCCAGCACCGCCCAGCGGCCCGGGCCGGCGTCGCCGAAGAGCGCCCACACCAGCACGCCGCCCCAGCACAGCGGCAGCGCCGGCAGCCCGGGCACCACCACCCCGGCCAGCCCGGCCACGATGGCCAGCGCGGCCACCACCGACACCACGGCCTGCGAGTCGCTCAGGCTCACCGCGTCTCCTCCCCGGCGGCACGGGCCTGCGCCCGCCCGGCTCGCTGTTCCGGCAGGTGGGCGGGCAACCCCGCGTCACCGGAGGCGTCCCGACGGGGTGCCGCCGCGGCGGCCAGCCGGGTGCGGATGTCGGCGGCGGGCACCGGGGGGCCGAACCAGCGGCCCTGCCCGGTGTCGCAGCGCAGCGACCGCAGCCGCTCGGCCTGCACCTCGGTCTCCACCGCCTCGGCGGTCACCCACAGCTCCAGCGCATGGGCCAGCCGGACCAGCGCGTCCACGATCCGCTCGTCGCGGTGGTCGGCGACCGCGTCCGCCCCGTCGGCCCGGATCCCCTCGACGAACGGGCCGGCCAGCTTGAGGCACTGGATCGGCAGCCGCCGCAGGTACGCGAGGTTCGAGTAGCCGGTGCCGAAGTCGTCGATGGCCAGCCGGATCCCGAGGTCGGCAAGCTGGTGCAGGGCGCGCAGCGGCTCCCCTGCGGTGCCCATCACGGCACTCTCGGTCAGCTCCAGTTGCAGCAGCTCGGCGGGGAGCCCGGTGCGCTGCAACGCCTCGGCGACGGTCTCCACGATGGCCGGGTCGTCGGCCTGCCGGGCGGCCAGGTTCACGCTGACCACCAGCCGCGCCTCCGGGTACGCCCGCCGCCAGCTCTCCGCGTCCCGGCACGCCTGCCGGAGCACCCAGGCGCCGAGCCGGACGATCAGGCCGGTCTCCTCGGCCAGCCCGATGAACCGGTCCGGGCCGATCAGCCCCAGCTCCGGGTGCTGCCAGCGGACCAGCGCCTCCACCGCCACCATCGTGCCGTCGAGCAGCGAGACGATCGGCTGGTAGTGCAGCACGAACTCGCCCCGGTCCAGCGCGGCGGGCAGGTTGGCGGCCAGCGCGGAGCGGGCGATGTCGGCGGCGCTGCGCTCCGGGTC
It encodes the following:
- a CDS encoding sulfotransferase domain-containing protein, translating into MRHDLVVVVGRDPRDVAVSMSHHRANLDGSVLARLLAVAGPTHEGPRPPRPSDPRLRVLEWIDQDLRETVRHLADAWSRRDDSQVVLLHYADLSRDLAGQMRLVAARLGVDVPESRWPELVRAATFGDMRQRAGQLAPDEGLGLFSDNGRFFRSGSSGQWRQLLTEADEAHYQRRLAALAPADLRQWLHHGGGA
- a CDS encoding DUF456 domain-containing protein, which translates into the protein MSLSDSQAVVSVVAALAIVAGLAGVVVPGLPALPLCWGGVLVWALFGDAGPGRWAVLAAATVVALGGVVVKYLWPGRNLKRTGVPTSSLLAGGLLGLVGFFVIPVVGLPIGFIGGIWGAERLRLGSNQLAWPATVQALKAAGLSMLVEFLAGLVIAVLWVAGLLFA